From Paenibacillus polymyxa, the proteins below share one genomic window:
- a CDS encoding cold-shock protein, producing the protein MYNSRKKPMDEIPEEITTVWNCASDTCNGWMRDNFAFSVEPTCPICGSAMVKGEKKLAVLNNTSFNHTKQS; encoded by the coding sequence ATGTACAATTCACGGAAAAAGCCAATGGATGAAATTCCTGAGGAAATTACAACTGTTTGGAATTGCGCCAGTGATACATGCAACGGCTGGATGCGGGATAACTTCGCTTTTTCTGTCGAGCCGACATGCCCCATTTGCGGTTCTGCCATGGTGAAGGGCGAGAAAAAGCTGGCTGTTTTAAACAATACGAGCTTTAATCATACCAAACAATCCTAA
- a CDS encoding cold-shock protein: MQTGTVKWFNAEKGFGFIEVEGGSDVFVHFSAIQGEGFKSLDEGQRVEFNVVEGNRGPQAENVVKL; encoded by the coding sequence ATGCAAACAGGTACAGTTAAATGGTTTAACGCAGAAAAAGGTTTCGGTTTCATCGAAGTTGAAGGTGGAAGCGATGTATTCGTACACTTCTCCGCAATCCAAGGCGAAGGTTTCAAATCTTTGGACGAAGGCCAACGCGTAGAATTCAACGTAGTTGAAGGAAACCGTGGACCACAAGCTGAGAACGTTGTAAAACTGTAA
- a CDS encoding LamG-like jellyroll fold domain-containing protein has product MKQLFVRKVTAASLAGALLLPASLVGAESTLNSDTVGIQSLEQTILQAQGLNNILSQSKKAVSFKETSVHDPSILKVKDIFYIFGSHLAAAKSKDLMNWDTIATGVANGNALIPNVKEELKEALDWAQTDTLWAADVIQLADGKFYMYYNACKGDSPRSAMGLAVADKIEGPYKNKGIFLKSGMWDQPSEDGTIYDATKHPNAVDPDTFYDKNGKLWMVYGSYSGGIFIMQMDEKTGKPLPGQGYGKKLTGGNHARMEGPYIQYSPQTDYYYLFLSYGGLSADGGYNLRVARSKTPDGPFYDAEGNDMIKVKANPDKPLFDDASIEPYGVKLIGNYLIPREIGDPGTGLGTGYVSPGHNSAYYDPKTKKHFVIFHSRFPGRGEQFEVRVHEMFMNADGWPVVAPYRYSGDEDSLKKLSEKDVIGQYSYVNHGKEISSNIKQAVTVNLDHGGKLSGGVNGTWKLGANNQLEITADGAKYKGVFLRHRDPDTGAKTLAFTALSSKGVAVWGSLKPDLKASKIVAAVQKDLSLGDTSNVFYDLTLPTQAAQDTTISWESSRPEIISVTGEVYRPEAGSQPAAVTLTATIKKDKATAKKSFSAIVPEQAQGPQLARYSWSEDQGTSVVDSTYNQLDGKAYGGATWDKDGKLGGALALNGKDGYVQLPNTVTDAKDFTFSAWVNWKGGAAWQRIFDFGNGQARHMFLTPSQGSGVLQFTIHEGTDQSLLSKSSLPLNQWTHVAVTLEGNTGKLYVNGEEVAVNDGITFNPNELLTNEAYLGKSRFVADAYFNGSMDEVQLYNKALTAEEIKALADL; this is encoded by the coding sequence ATGAAGCAATTATTTGTTCGTAAAGTAACGGCTGCTTCTCTGGCAGGTGCACTGTTGTTACCTGCTTCTTTGGTGGGCGCCGAGTCCACACTCAATTCAGATACAGTTGGGATTCAAAGTCTGGAGCAAACCATCCTTCAAGCTCAAGGTCTGAATAATATTTTAAGCCAAAGTAAAAAGGCTGTTTCCTTCAAGGAGACTTCCGTACATGATCCATCCATCCTGAAAGTGAAAGATATATTTTACATTTTTGGCTCACATCTGGCGGCTGCCAAGTCCAAAGACCTCATGAATTGGGATACAATTGCGACAGGTGTGGCAAATGGTAATGCATTGATTCCCAACGTCAAAGAAGAATTAAAGGAAGCGCTGGATTGGGCGCAGACAGACACGCTGTGGGCAGCGGATGTTATTCAACTGGCGGATGGCAAGTTTTATATGTACTATAACGCTTGTAAAGGAGACTCCCCGCGTTCAGCTATGGGCCTAGCGGTGGCTGATAAAATTGAAGGACCTTATAAGAATAAAGGAATTTTCCTGAAGTCCGGCATGTGGGATCAACCGAGTGAAGATGGGACGATCTATGACGCAACCAAGCATCCCAATGCCGTAGACCCTGACACTTTCTATGATAAGAACGGCAAGCTGTGGATGGTATATGGCTCCTACTCCGGAGGCATTTTCATTATGCAGATGGATGAAAAAACAGGGAAGCCTTTACCAGGCCAAGGCTACGGGAAAAAACTGACGGGCGGTAACCATGCTCGTATGGAGGGGCCGTACATACAATACAGTCCACAAACGGACTACTATTACTTGTTCCTGTCCTATGGCGGATTGTCAGCGGATGGCGGATATAACTTGCGTGTGGCTCGGTCCAAAACACCGGATGGTCCTTTCTACGATGCTGAAGGCAACGACATGATCAAGGTTAAAGCGAATCCTGACAAACCTCTTTTTGATGACGCTTCCATTGAGCCATACGGCGTCAAGTTAATAGGTAATTACCTAATTCCAAGAGAAATTGGTGATCCGGGAACAGGGCTGGGAACAGGCTATGTGTCGCCCGGACATAACTCGGCTTATTATGATCCCAAGACGAAAAAGCATTTTGTCATTTTTCACTCCCGTTTTCCGGGGAGAGGTGAGCAGTTTGAAGTGCGTGTACATGAAATGTTCATGAACGCCGATGGTTGGCCTGTAGTTGCTCCTTATCGCTATTCAGGAGATGAGGATTCACTGAAAAAGCTGTCAGAGAAGGATGTCATCGGTCAATACTCGTATGTAAATCACGGGAAGGAAATTTCATCCAATATTAAGCAAGCTGTTACCGTCAATCTGGATCACGGTGGCAAACTGTCTGGCGGAGTGAACGGTACATGGAAGCTGGGGGCAAACAATCAGCTGGAAATTACAGCAGATGGTGCGAAGTACAAAGGGGTATTCCTGCGGCACCGTGATCCAGACACGGGAGCCAAAACCCTTGCTTTTACCGCACTGTCCTCCAAGGGTGTTGCAGTATGGGGTTCGCTAAAGCCTGATCTGAAGGCCAGCAAGATTGTAGCTGCAGTGCAGAAGGATCTGAGTCTAGGCGACACAAGCAACGTTTTTTATGATCTCACGCTACCTACTCAAGCTGCACAAGATACCACGATTTCGTGGGAATCTTCCCGCCCTGAGATTATTTCTGTCACTGGTGAAGTGTACCGTCCAGAAGCCGGTTCCCAGCCTGCAGCAGTTACATTGACGGCGACTATTAAAAAGGACAAAGCTACAGCAAAGAAAAGTTTTAGTGCCATTGTTCCCGAGCAGGCTCAAGGCCCTCAGCTCGCACGTTACTCGTGGAGTGAGGACCAAGGAACTTCGGTTGTCGACAGCACATATAATCAACTCGACGGTAAGGCCTATGGTGGTGCCACATGGGATAAAGATGGGAAGCTTGGCGGTGCTCTTGCCCTGAACGGCAAGGATGGTTACGTGCAGCTGCCCAACACGGTAACGGATGCGAAGGACTTTACCTTTTCCGCTTGGGTAAACTGGAAGGGCGGAGCCGCTTGGCAACGGATTTTTGATTTCGGCAACGGCCAGGCTCGTCATATGTTCCTCACCCCTTCTCAAGGAAGCGGTGTACTCCAGTTTACAATCCATGAAGGTACGGATCAGAGCCTGCTCTCCAAATCATCATTACCTCTAAACCAGTGGACCCATGTGGCGGTTACACTGGAGGGGAATACAGGGAAGCTGTATGTAAATGGTGAAGAAGTAGCTGTAAATGACGGTATTACCTTTAACCCTAATGAGTTGCTGACAAACGAGGCGTATCTCGGTAAAAGCCGCTTTGTCGCTGATGCCTACTTTAACGGCAGCATGGACGAGGTACAGTTATATAACAAAGCGCTGACAGCAGAGGAAATTAAAGCACTAGCGGATTTGTAA
- a CDS encoding DUF805 domain-containing protein translates to MQWYLNGLKNYVGFQGRARRTEYWMFVLFSVIASFIVGLIDGLLGLTPILTLIYSLAVLLPSLAVLARRLHDTGKSGWWILIALVPFGGIVLLVFACLDSQPGDNKYGKNPKL, encoded by the coding sequence ATGCAATGGTATTTAAATGGATTAAAAAACTATGTAGGATTCCAAGGTAGAGCAAGACGTACAGAATACTGGATGTTTGTTCTATTTAGTGTAATTGCCAGTTTTATAGTCGGTCTGATCGATGGTCTTTTGGGCTTAACTCCAATATTGACTCTCATCTACTCTCTGGCTGTCCTGTTGCCATCCTTGGCAGTTCTTGCTCGCAGACTGCACGACACGGGTAAAAGCGGTTGGTGGATTCTGATTGCTCTTGTGCCATTCGGTGGCATTGTACTGCTTGTATTCGCATGCCTAGACAGTCAGCCTGGCGACAATAAGTATGGGAAAAATCCTAAATTGTAA
- a CDS encoding spore germination protein encodes MRFRKRTPLNKFRKAPVQQSESKPEHPAEQLSANIGTNLQQIRQALGNSTDIVIREIRIGKDGDQTIAILYTDGLVDQNIVSDFIMESMMLDSSLSKDVECRIQASSNVMQMLKDYALTIGSIQDINDFEALYNALLSGDAIILIGGETQAISASARGWKDRGVTEPASENVVRGPREGFSETLRTNTALIRRKIKDPNLWLETKQIGRVTQTDVAVMYIKGIVNPKLVEEVHERLNRIDVDGILESGYIEELIQDKTFTPFPTVYNSERPDVIAAELLEGKIAILVDGTPFVLVVPALFVSFLHAAEDYYQRADISSFIRVLRYTGVFISLLGPSLYVAITTFHQEMLPTSLLIGLAAQREAVPFPAFIEALMMELTFEILREAGVRMPKYIGAAVSIVGTLVIGQAAVEAGIISAAMVIVVSITAISSFVLPAYNMSIAFRMLRFPLMGLAASFGLFGIIVGGIALILHMCSLRSFGVPYMTPFAPLIPADTKDTIFRFPHWMMMSRPRLVDQKNVKRRNSTPPRKSRE; translated from the coding sequence ATGCGTTTTCGGAAAAGAACCCCCCTTAACAAATTTAGAAAGGCACCCGTTCAGCAAAGCGAGAGTAAGCCTGAACATCCCGCAGAACAGCTCAGTGCAAATATCGGAACCAATCTTCAGCAGATCAGACAAGCGCTTGGCAACAGCACCGACATCGTCATAAGAGAAATTCGAATCGGCAAGGACGGTGACCAGACCATTGCGATCCTCTATACCGACGGTTTGGTGGACCAAAATATAGTCTCCGACTTCATTATGGAATCAATGATGCTGGACAGCAGCTTGTCCAAGGACGTGGAATGCCGGATTCAAGCTTCCTCTAACGTCATGCAAATGTTGAAAGATTACGCCCTTACTATTGGCAGCATCCAGGATATTAATGACTTTGAAGCCTTATATAACGCGCTGTTGTCGGGGGATGCAATCATTTTGATTGGGGGTGAGACGCAGGCAATATCGGCCAGCGCACGTGGATGGAAGGATCGGGGGGTCACCGAGCCTGCCTCAGAAAATGTCGTCCGTGGGCCTCGGGAAGGATTTTCTGAGACATTGCGTACGAACACAGCCTTGATTCGACGTAAAATTAAAGATCCGAATCTATGGCTGGAGACCAAACAAATCGGTCGTGTAACCCAGACCGATGTCGCTGTCATGTATATAAAGGGGATTGTGAACCCTAAATTGGTTGAGGAAGTACATGAACGATTGAATCGCATAGATGTAGACGGCATTCTCGAAAGCGGGTATATCGAGGAATTAATCCAAGACAAAACCTTCACCCCCTTTCCGACAGTATACAATTCAGAACGCCCAGACGTGATCGCCGCCGAGCTGCTGGAAGGAAAAATTGCGATCCTAGTGGATGGTACCCCTTTTGTGCTTGTCGTGCCTGCATTATTTGTTTCCTTCCTGCATGCGGCGGAGGACTATTATCAGCGTGCAGACATTAGCAGCTTCATCCGTGTCCTTCGTTATACCGGAGTTTTTATTTCCTTGCTCGGTCCGTCCTTATATGTTGCCATCACTACGTTTCATCAGGAAATGCTGCCGACCTCACTGCTAATCGGTCTAGCAGCACAGCGCGAAGCGGTCCCCTTCCCTGCCTTTATTGAAGCACTCATGATGGAACTGACATTTGAAATATTGCGGGAAGCTGGCGTTCGCATGCCCAAGTACATTGGGGCAGCCGTCTCTATCGTCGGCACACTCGTCATTGGACAAGCTGCTGTCGAGGCGGGCATCATATCTGCGGCAATGGTTATTGTTGTATCGATTACTGCTATTTCCAGCTTTGTTCTTCCTGCCTACAATATGTCTATCGCTTTTCGCATGCTGCGGTTTCCCTTAATGGGGCTTGCCGCTTCCTTTGGGCTGTTCGGAATTATCGTCGGAGGCATTGCCCTGATCCTGCATATGTGCAGCCTTCGTTCATTCGGCGTTCCCTATATGACTCCTTTTGCACCTCTCATACCGGCAGACACCAAAGATACCATCTTTCGATTCCCTCACTGGATGATGATGTCACGTCCCCGGTTAGTCGATCAGAAAAATGTCAAACGTCGAAACAGCACTCCGCCCCGCAAATCACGGGAATAG
- a CDS encoding Ger(x)C family spore germination protein, which translates to MKRKKAFLFLVLALVLLLTGCWNRRELNELAIAVGMGIDKQGDQFRVSIQVVDPGKASAKKGAGGGAPATLYTEEADTIFEAIRKITTISPRRMYFSHLRICVIGESLAAEGMAKSLDLLSRYHQFRTDFYIVVSKDVSAEDTLKIMTPLNPIPANDLFSSLETSQKNWSPSTTVTLDELIAAMTSEGKQPVLTGLRIIGNKEMGETSDNVQKIAPFSRLQYSGLAVFRKDRLIGWLDETESRGYNFILGKVQSSVGYVACPRGGKVVSEIIRTQTTVKGSTYRGEPQIHIKMQVEANVGEVECTDLDLTKVGTIYDIEKQEEEKIENIMKSAVRKAQQSYKTDIFGFGEAIHRAAPKTWNRLKQNWDEEHFTELPVTIKVDFKIRRLGTIGSSFINDMKE; encoded by the coding sequence ATGAAGCGGAAGAAGGCGTTTCTCTTCCTGGTTCTTGCACTCGTCTTACTTCTGACAGGCTGTTGGAATCGTAGAGAGTTGAATGAGCTAGCCATCGCCGTCGGTATGGGAATCGATAAGCAAGGAGATCAATTCCGGGTCTCTATCCAAGTGGTGGACCCTGGCAAGGCATCGGCTAAAAAAGGAGCAGGAGGCGGGGCTCCAGCCACCTTGTATACAGAGGAGGCGGACACCATATTTGAAGCGATCCGAAAAATAACAACAATTAGTCCCCGGAGAATGTATTTTTCTCACCTGCGCATATGTGTTATCGGTGAGTCGTTAGCTGCCGAAGGGATGGCAAAATCTTTAGATTTACTCTCCAGATATCATCAGTTCCGCACTGATTTTTATATTGTAGTGTCCAAGGACGTTAGTGCGGAGGATACGTTGAAAATTATGACGCCTTTAAATCCGATTCCCGCCAATGACCTTTTTTCTTCCCTGGAAACATCACAGAAAAACTGGTCGCCTAGTACGACGGTAACCTTGGATGAATTGATTGCAGCTATGACTAGTGAAGGAAAGCAGCCTGTGTTGACAGGACTTCGGATCATTGGCAATAAAGAAATGGGAGAAACCAGCGACAATGTGCAAAAGATCGCTCCGTTCAGTCGTTTACAGTATTCAGGACTTGCTGTATTCAGAAAAGATCGACTAATCGGATGGTTAGATGAAACTGAAAGTAGGGGCTATAATTTTATCCTTGGCAAAGTGCAAAGCTCTGTCGGTTACGTTGCTTGCCCTAGAGGCGGCAAAGTCGTCTCCGAAATCATTCGCACCCAAACCACTGTAAAAGGAAGCACCTATAGGGGAGAGCCCCAGATTCATATTAAAATGCAGGTTGAGGCCAACGTGGGAGAAGTCGAGTGTACTGACCTCGATTTGACCAAGGTAGGAACGATTTATGACATTGAAAAGCAAGAAGAAGAAAAAATAGAAAATATTATGAAGTCGGCAGTTAGAAAGGCCCAACAATCGTACAAAACGGACATATTCGGATTCGGTGAAGCCATTCACCGCGCTGCCCCGAAGACTTGGAACAGACTGAAACAAAACTGGGATGAGGAACACTTTACAGAATTACCCGTAACGATCAAAGTCGATTTCAAGATTCGGCGCTTGGGCACCATTGGTAGCTCCTTTATTAATGATATGAAAGAGTAA
- a CDS encoding GerAB/ArcD/ProY family transporter, with product MPAQIKISARQIMIISALFTVGSAILIVPSGMALVAKQDAWIAALVGVGAGLLILYMYSKLAALYPERTLVEMMETLLGKWLGKTVGFLFFTLLFINAPVPVLFYLGNFMTTQMIPETPILAVNILFALIIVFAARLGLEVLARSAELLFPLFTLLYISFVGLVVSNIKLENVQPVLEAGVGPIWPAALSFVSTVFIPHIILLMIFPSSINRSDQTRKAFFIGSLIGGLMLVVVVALTILVFGPDLTARNIYPSYALAKKISIGNFLQRIEAIMATMWFISLFFRITLYMHTTVTAIAQIFCLKSDRQLVLPLGMLLVILSIIVYPNVPYQQTYDTKTWIPYSLSIGLFFPLLLLCIHGIRTIWSKKKTASKG from the coding sequence GTGCCCGCACAAATCAAAATCTCAGCACGACAAATCATGATCATATCTGCTTTATTTACGGTCGGAAGTGCAATCCTCATCGTCCCTTCAGGGATGGCACTTGTAGCCAAACAAGATGCGTGGATTGCCGCGCTCGTGGGGGTCGGGGCTGGGCTACTTATCTTGTATATGTACAGCAAGCTTGCGGCGCTTTATCCAGAGAGGACCCTGGTTGAGATGATGGAAACTCTACTCGGAAAATGGTTAGGCAAAACCGTAGGTTTTCTATTTTTCACCCTACTATTCATTAATGCTCCTGTACCGGTGTTATTTTATTTAGGAAATTTTATGACTACTCAAATGATACCAGAAACGCCGATTCTAGCGGTGAATATTCTTTTTGCACTTATCATAGTATTCGCTGCTCGGCTGGGTCTCGAAGTCCTGGCTCGTTCGGCCGAACTGTTGTTTCCTTTATTTACTCTGCTGTATATTTCTTTTGTAGGTTTAGTGGTATCCAACATTAAGCTGGAAAATGTCCAACCTGTATTGGAGGCAGGAGTAGGGCCGATTTGGCCTGCTGCCCTGTCCTTTGTTAGCACAGTATTTATACCTCATATTATTTTGCTCATGATCTTCCCTTCTTCTATAAATCGTTCCGATCAAACCCGTAAAGCTTTTTTCATAGGAAGCCTGATTGGCGGATTAATGCTGGTCGTGGTGGTTGCATTGACAATTTTGGTATTTGGTCCTGACTTAACGGCAAGAAATATATATCCTAGCTATGCGTTAGCCAAAAAAATTAGCATTGGCAACTTTCTACAGCGCATCGAAGCCATCATGGCTACAATGTGGTTTATTTCACTTTTTTTTAGAATCACACTGTATATGCACACCACAGTGACAGCAATCGCCCAAATCTTTTGTCTGAAAAGCGATCGGCAACTGGTGCTTCCTCTCGGGATGTTATTAGTCATCCTGTCCATCATCGTGTACCCTAATGTCCCTTACCAACAAACCTATGATACAAAGACGTGGATTCCCTATTCTCTATCCATTGGGTTGTTTTTCCCCTTACTGCTGCTCTGTATTCATGGGATACGAACAATCTGGTCAAAGAAAAAAACAGCATCCAAAGGGTAA
- the pyk gene encoding pyruvate kinase encodes MLKTKIICTMGPACDSIDLLKEMIQAGMTVARLNMAHGELEDHVKRIENVRQAAKEMNTCIPVMMDIKGPEIRIGKLKEASVLLKPGSQLILTTEEILGDEHRISVNYPDMPKDIKPGDRILIDDGLVDLTVTSIEGTEMICNIVSGGILKPRKGVNLPGIHTTLPGVTERDVKHIQFGVEQRIELIAASFVRKGDDIREIREILKGHHAEHVQIYSKIENAEGMENLDDIIEASDGIMVARGDLGVEVPIQDVPVMQKEMIDKCNLVGKPVIVATHMLESMQVNPRPTRAEVSDVFNAVMQGADVVMLSGESAAGKYPVESVRTMAAVAASAESQLDYQEQFDKRRARQSTNITEVISQGAVSSSLELDAKAIITSTASGFTARMVSKYRPKAPIIAVTPNNTVFAKICLLSGVFPIKGDKVATTDEMFESSIRNALNAGYIHKGDTVVLSAGVPVAEAGTTNLIRVYQA; translated from the coding sequence ATGCTTAAAACGAAAATTATTTGTACTATGGGACCTGCCTGCGACTCCATTGATTTGTTAAAAGAAATGATCCAGGCTGGTATGACTGTAGCTCGCTTGAACATGGCTCATGGGGAGCTGGAGGATCATGTTAAACGTATTGAAAATGTGAGACAGGCAGCGAAGGAAATGAATACCTGTATCCCTGTCATGATGGATATTAAAGGACCGGAAATACGGATTGGCAAGCTGAAAGAGGCATCTGTTCTACTGAAGCCAGGCAGCCAGCTCATTCTGACCACGGAAGAGATTTTGGGGGACGAGCATCGTATTTCGGTGAATTACCCGGATATGCCGAAGGATATCAAACCAGGTGACCGTATTCTCATCGACGACGGTTTGGTTGATCTGACTGTAACCTCCATCGAAGGTACCGAGATGATTTGTAATATCGTAAGCGGCGGTATTTTGAAGCCGAGAAAAGGTGTGAATCTGCCAGGGATTCATACAACTCTTCCAGGCGTAACAGAGCGCGACGTGAAGCACATTCAATTTGGGGTGGAGCAGCGTATCGAGCTTATTGCGGCTTCTTTTGTGCGTAAAGGCGACGACATCCGTGAAATCCGTGAAATTTTGAAGGGACATCATGCCGAGCATGTACAGATTTATTCCAAAATTGAAAATGCCGAAGGTATGGAAAACCTGGATGATATCATCGAAGCTTCGGACGGCATTATGGTAGCTCGTGGCGACTTAGGCGTGGAAGTGCCAATTCAAGACGTGCCTGTGATGCAAAAAGAAATGATCGACAAATGTAATCTGGTCGGCAAGCCCGTTATCGTTGCTACTCACATGCTGGAGTCCATGCAGGTGAACCCGCGTCCGACGAGAGCTGAAGTTAGTGACGTGTTCAATGCCGTTATGCAGGGAGCTGACGTAGTGATGCTGTCGGGCGAATCTGCTGCAGGTAAATACCCTGTTGAATCCGTACGGACCATGGCTGCGGTAGCTGCCAGTGCAGAATCCCAATTGGATTACCAGGAGCAGTTCGATAAGCGCAGAGCACGCCAAAGCACCAACATTACTGAAGTCATTAGTCAGGGTGCGGTGAGTTCGTCTCTGGAGCTGGATGCCAAAGCGATTATTACCTCGACTGCCAGTGGATTCACGGCTCGTATGGTGTCCAAATATCGTCCGAAGGCACCGATCATTGCGGTTACTCCGAATAACACGGTATTCGCTAAAATTTGCCTGTTGTCCGGTGTATTCCCGATTAAAGGGGATAAGGTAGCCACAACGGATGAAATGTTCGAATCTTCCATCCGTAACGCGCTGAATGCAGGATATATCCATAAAGGAGATACTGTAGTCCTGTCAGCAGGCGTCCCTGTCGCTGAGGCAGGCACGACCAATCTGATTCGGGTATATCAAGCGTAA
- a CDS encoding AraC family transcriptional regulator, which produces MITLTGIRQDNGVDWYEKAGANTDNDDLLFILVTFGKCVYWVNDSKIILGKGEALLLPAHLNYYGKSIPTLFHTKYVIHCRKTCTNSTLPILNTDQPLWIKPGCYDLLHERIKSMYYQWTEHPSYYALMADCLLTEAMIYMNQEWDKGTVPRDKERHVEHMKQYIQNHYREKVTKEELGDAIRKTPNYAATLLREVTGQTISEHVHTQRIKTAIYMLTESRLTIREISEYVGYSDVSYFHRIFKRLTGCSPSEFLDERSSIV; this is translated from the coding sequence GTGATTACATTGACGGGTATACGGCAGGACAATGGCGTAGACTGGTATGAAAAGGCTGGTGCAAATACCGACAACGATGACTTGCTATTCATTTTGGTCACCTTTGGCAAATGTGTATATTGGGTGAACGATAGCAAGATCATTCTGGGCAAGGGTGAAGCACTGCTTTTACCCGCTCATCTGAATTACTATGGCAAGAGCATTCCTACACTTTTCCATACCAAGTATGTGATACATTGCCGCAAAACATGTACGAACAGCACACTTCCCATACTGAATACAGACCAGCCGTTATGGATCAAGCCCGGATGCTACGATTTGCTGCATGAACGGATCAAATCGATGTATTATCAATGGACTGAACACCCAAGCTACTACGCCCTGATGGCTGACTGTCTGCTGACCGAAGCCATGATTTATATGAACCAGGAATGGGACAAAGGTACCGTTCCTCGCGATAAAGAACGGCATGTAGAACATATGAAACAGTACATTCAGAATCACTACAGGGAAAAGGTAACCAAAGAAGAGCTTGGTGATGCCATTCGCAAAACCCCCAATTATGCCGCGACACTGCTGCGTGAGGTTACAGGCCAAACGATCAGCGAGCATGTACATACGCAACGTATTAAAACCGCTATCTACATGTTGACGGAGTCGCGGCTAACGATTCGTGAAATTTCGGAGTATGTGGGCTATAGTGATGTGTCCTATTTCCATCGGATCTTCAAACGGTTGACAGGTTGCTCGCCATCCGAGTTTCTGGATGAACGTTCCTCCATCGTCTAA
- a CDS encoding sucrose-specific PTS transporter subunit IIBC: MAENREIAKEVIEAIGGKENIASFAHCATRLRIMVHDKEKIDQKKVEEIDKVKGAFFNSGQYQIIFGTGTVNRIFDEVEKLGVTGSSKEEVKSQAKKEGNVFQRSIRTFGDVFVPIIPVLVATGLFMGLRGLLTQPQILALLGMTPQDISPNFLLYTQVLTDTAFAFLPALVAWSAFRVFGGSPVLGIVLGLMLVNPALPNAYSVADGSAHPLTMFGFIPVVGYQGSVLPAFFVGLIGAKLERALRKRVPEALDLILTPFLTLLIMITLGLFAIGPVFHSLEEWVLHGTIFVLDLPFGIAGIVIGFLHQIIVVTGVHHIFNFLEIQLLEKNGVNAFNAIITCAMAAQGAACLAVGLKTKDSKLKALALPSSFSAFLGITEPAIFGVNLRYMKPFVMGLIGGAVGGFIASVLHLAATGMAVTVIPGTLLYMNHQLPFYILANLAAMAVSFVLTWMFGFNDKMLDKVKTAGSSK, encoded by the coding sequence ATGGCGGAAAACAGAGAGATAGCTAAAGAAGTGATCGAGGCGATCGGTGGAAAGGAAAATATCGCTTCGTTTGCTCACTGTGCAACGCGCCTGCGCATTATGGTGCATGATAAAGAGAAAATTGATCAGAAAAAGGTTGAGGAGATCGACAAGGTTAAGGGGGCTTTCTTCAATTCAGGTCAATATCAAATTATTTTTGGTACAGGAACGGTAAATCGGATTTTTGATGAGGTTGAAAAGCTTGGCGTGACGGGTTCATCTAAAGAAGAGGTGAAGAGTCAGGCGAAAAAGGAGGGCAACGTCTTCCAGCGGTCTATCCGCACCTTTGGCGACGTGTTTGTACCGATTATTCCAGTGCTGGTCGCTACGGGGTTGTTCATGGGACTGCGCGGTTTGCTCACTCAGCCGCAAATTCTCGCATTGCTCGGCATGACGCCGCAGGATATTTCACCTAACTTTTTATTATATACACAGGTATTAACGGATACGGCTTTTGCCTTTTTGCCTGCGTTAGTCGCATGGTCAGCCTTTAGAGTATTCGGCGGCAGTCCGGTGCTGGGTATCGTTCTCGGTCTGATGCTGGTAAACCCGGCTTTGCCTAACGCGTATAGTGTTGCGGACGGCTCAGCCCATCCGTTGACGATGTTCGGTTTCATTCCTGTGGTGGGCTATCAAGGCTCGGTATTACCAGCCTTCTTCGTGGGCTTGATCGGAGCCAAGCTGGAGCGGGCGTTACGCAAACGAGTGCCTGAAGCGCTGGATCTGATTCTCACACCATTTTTAACATTGTTGATTATGATCACTTTGGGACTGTTTGCTATCGGTCCAGTTTTCCATTCACTTGAAGAATGGGTGCTGCACGGAACCATATTTGTACTTGATTTGCCTTTCGGTATTGCAGGGATCGTCATCGGCTTTTTGCATCAGATTATCGTCGTTACAGGTGTGCATCATATATTTAATTTCCTGGAGATTCAACTGCTTGAAAAGAACGGCGTAAATGCCTTCAATGCTATTATTACCTGCGCAATGGCTGCACAGGGAGCTGCCTGTCTGGCAGTTGGTCTGAAAACGAAGGACAGCAAGCTGAAAGCGTTGGCGCTTCCTTCTTCGTTCTCTGCTTTCCTAGGAATTACAGAGCCGGCTATCTTCGGGGTCAACTTGAGATATATGAAGCCTTTTGTCATGGGTCTCATCGGCGGAGCGGTTGGTGGTTTTATTGCTTCGGTCTTGCATTTGGCGGCTACAGGGATGGCGGTTACTGTTATTCCAGGTACGTTGCTCTACATGAACCATCAGCTTCCGTTTTATATTTTGGCGAACTTGGCTGCTATGGCAGTATCCTTTGTCCTGACTTGGATGTTTGGCTTTAACGATAAAATGCTGGACAAAGTCAAAACAGCGGGTTCCTCCAAATAA